In the bacterium genome, one interval contains:
- a CDS encoding sugar transferase gives MLKNHWKLVSWLERVGDNILIVAAFFFCYYWRDLIITKLGYLLPAVTPDGRPLGVLADYLIILGVGLPVYNASLSILGAYRSMRYSSSFTLLIKALISSVVVFLVISASLYMLKLDLSRSFVGLFCFISGVLLGIERLFVLRLLRIARSSGRNFRNLLVVGTGTEALKVRQELSRLPELGVRIVGFVALDSVTQSNLEIIANPATFEDTLKAKSIDEVFFTDVHANFATIQQLAQIAVEEGIRVTFAADLFSLGLAKSDTSYFAGMPLIHFNSSPYDDGRLIVKRVVDVTFSVALLALLAPLLITTALAIKFNSPGAILYRQKRVGLNGRLFTLYKFRSMVDGAEAEIKDLAQHNEMTGPVFKLKNDPRVTSLGRLLRRFSIDELPQLWNVVKGDMSLVGPRPPLPEEVSLYRRKYRRRLSMRPGLTCTWQVSGRSDIKDFEEWVKLDLEYIDQWSLTKDFILLIKTIPAVMLGTGAR, from the coding sequence ATGTTAAAGAATCACTGGAAGTTAGTTTCGTGGCTGGAACGTGTTGGGGATAATATCCTGATCGTAGCCGCATTTTTCTTCTGCTACTATTGGCGCGATCTGATCATCACCAAACTTGGATATTTACTTCCGGCCGTGACACCCGACGGCAGGCCACTTGGAGTCCTGGCTGATTATCTGATTATCTTAGGTGTAGGATTACCCGTCTACAATGCGTCGCTTTCAATTCTCGGCGCATACCGAAGCATGCGCTACAGTTCTTCTTTTACGCTCTTAATTAAAGCGCTGATTAGCTCGGTCGTAGTCTTTTTAGTAATCTCAGCTTCGCTCTACATGCTTAAACTCGATCTGAGTCGTAGTTTTGTTGGACTGTTTTGCTTTATTTCTGGAGTGCTACTGGGCATCGAGCGCTTATTTGTGCTCAGACTGCTACGCATTGCAAGATCAAGTGGCAGGAATTTTCGTAACCTTTTAGTCGTGGGAACTGGAACAGAAGCTTTAAAGGTTCGTCAGGAACTATCGCGTTTACCCGAGTTAGGCGTGAGAATTGTTGGTTTCGTTGCACTCGACTCTGTAACGCAGTCAAATCTCGAAATCATTGCCAATCCAGCTACCTTCGAGGACACACTTAAGGCAAAATCAATTGACGAAGTTTTTTTCACAGACGTTCATGCAAATTTTGCAACGATTCAGCAACTTGCCCAAATTGCTGTTGAGGAGGGAATTCGTGTTACTTTTGCGGCCGATCTCTTTAGTCTCGGACTTGCTAAGTCAGATACCAGTTATTTCGCGGGAATGCCGCTGATTCACTTCAATTCATCACCATACGACGATGGGCGATTAATCGTTAAACGCGTGGTCGATGTAACTTTTTCCGTCGCTTTATTAGCACTGCTTGCCCCGCTTTTGATTACTACCGCTCTAGCAATTAAGTTTAACAGTCCGGGCGCGATTTTATACCGACAAAAACGAGTCGGGCTGAATGGTAGATTGTTTACACTTTATAAATTCCGCTCCATGGTTGACGGCGCAGAAGCAGAAATTAAAGACCTAGCTCAGCATAACGAAATGACCGGTCCAGTATTTAAATTAAAGAACGACCCACGAGTGACAAGTCTGGGGCGGCTACTCCGGCGCTTTTCGATTGATGAATTGCCGCAACTTTGGAATGTCGTTAAGGGCGACATGAGTTTAGTTGGTCCGCGTCCGCCATTACCTGAAGAAGTTTCTTTATATCGTAGAAAGTATCGCCGCCGCCTCAGTATGCGTCCGGGATTAACTTGCACTTGGCAAGTCAGCGGCCGGAGTGACATTAAAGATTTTGAAGAATGGGTTAAGCTTGATTTAGAGTATATTGACCAATGGTCACTGACTAAGGATTTTATTCTTCTGATCAAAACGATCCCTGCCGTAATGCTTGGCACCGGCGCGCGCTAA
- the rpsI gene encoding 30S ribosomal protein S9: MARVQNITGTGRRKSATARVYIKKSKEGKIVVNGREFTQFFPRKTSQLIIRQPLELTERLNSYEFKVNVSGGGASGQAGAVRLGIARALLKVEPELRATLKKAGFLTRDARKVERKKPGRHKARKSTQFSKR, translated from the coding sequence ATGGCACGCGTTCAAAACATCACAGGCACTGGCAGACGTAAATCAGCAACAGCTCGCGTTTACATCAAGAAAAGCAAAGAAGGTAAAATCGTCGTCAACGGCCGCGAATTTACACAGTTCTTTCCACGTAAGACTTCTCAATTAATCATCCGTCAACCACTTGAACTTACCGAGCGCTTAAATAGCTACGAGTTTAAAGTTAATGTTTCTGGTGGCGGAGCTTCGGGACAGGCTGGTGCTGTGCGTCTTGGCATTGCCCGTGCATTACTTAAGGTTGAGCCCGAATTACGAGCTACCTTGAAGAAAGCAGGCTTTCTTACTCGTGATGCGCGTAAGGTCGAGCGTAAAAAGCCAGGTCGGCATAAGGCTCGTAAGTCTACGCAATTCTCCAAACGCTAA
- a CDS encoding sigma-70 family RNA polymerase sigma factor, translating to MKITSAGISGVVANPMALSTKSEPLDAKAHTARQSLKSSAKESANESGAGIDDRVSERLVERALLGEVDAYQRLVERYEAKLLSLAFGIMRNREDARDIVQEAFLKAFRNLSSFKGQSSFYTWIYRVTYNVAIDEKRKRFRHVETLVGEEREFSEAPQLQSGTALTEHKAQSGEFRKSFELALAELSPEHRAVIVLRELEGLSYEEISEVTKVNKGTVMSRLHHARKKLQAALGEFRPEGQTAEEESED from the coding sequence ATGAAGATAACTTCAGCTGGCATTTCAGGAGTGGTAGCAAATCCTATGGCTTTAAGCACAAAATCTGAACCACTCGACGCTAAGGCGCACACTGCGCGCCAATCCCTAAAGTCGTCCGCTAAGGAATCGGCAAACGAATCTGGGGCTGGAATCGATGACCGTGTTTCTGAGCGGCTTGTTGAACGCGCACTTTTGGGCGAAGTCGATGCTTATCAAAGGCTAGTTGAGCGCTATGAGGCAAAACTTTTAAGCTTAGCCTTTGGAATTATGCGCAACCGCGAAGACGCTCGTGACATTGTTCAAGAGGCATTTCTCAAGGCATTTCGCAATCTTAGCTCATTTAAAGGGCAATCCAGTTTTTATACATGGATTTACCGCGTTACATATAATGTTGCCATTGATGAGAAGAGAAAGCGCTTTCGACACGTCGAAACACTGGTTGGTGAGGAGCGCGAATTCTCTGAGGCCCCACAATTGCAGTCAGGAACTGCCTTGACTGAGCACAAGGCGCAGAGTGGCGAATTTAGAAAGTCTTTTGAACTTGCTCTGGCTGAGTTGAGTCCAGAACATAGAGCAGTGATTGTATTGCGGGAGCTCGAAGGGCTTTCCTATGAAGAGATTAGTGAAGTCACTAAAGTAAATAAGGGTACGGTAATGAGTCGTTTGCATCATGCCCGCAAAAAACTCCAAGCCGCGCTCGGCGAATTTAGACCTGAAGGTCAAACTGCTGAAGAGGAAAGTGAAGATTAA
- a CDS encoding HD domain-containing protein, with translation MKKTTRAPRERKQNGSLPFHRRETILFVRPDAHGVAMGAITFRQLLAAKERVDVVCSEEQTGNPKSFWRDTFLALQVDPGRTRRIIILETPLPSSDQGLVEQVQAKVKALTRTGTLVEIIDHHRGTKINWAPLVEAGAKVVIVSNPALCFTGAWGSNGQVDKHARRWGRIGAICDRDNYHRDAKSSEVRIAHGLDVVVREAPLNALVCIANDTRRRDKDAWKWLLGLAETNPLPDIVKQSAIEVVAGEYRVLICQEPLYSNWGYRQLEALAEKHDCHYAIGAMQNGVTKLVVLRHWKKDAQPPRWRLSEYELRGQQDAVTLRLEEGQDQSELMREIARKLAQPIPEEAELTAKDMVSFGLGIMTRVHAPWYMTEHTQRHVIRVLKIVESLASLFFGRKGGNFKYLDDRALLLLRLAGALHDIGHGMKNKSPEDARKHHYEYSHDMILEMAKNGKFEGLLTDEEVGQLAEICLYHGGGMPFPKDLKAAFVCALLRIADGMDIDWRRANQNTAGTPFSKLEEDIIAMGDGQIEHWQGHQAIYGTRIVAHGDALTFDFVVTDLTKSGFQRERFMSKLDGVKSGEKVRSTPRADREGVSSFVRWKIFTEHVA, from the coding sequence ATGAAAAAAACTACACGCGCTCCACGGGAGCGAAAGCAAAATGGCAGCTTGCCATTCCATCGGCGAGAGACGATTCTTTTCGTGCGTCCCGATGCTCATGGTGTTGCAATGGGGGCGATTACCTTTCGGCAACTTCTTGCGGCAAAGGAACGCGTAGACGTTGTTTGCAGCGAAGAACAAACTGGGAACCCCAAAAGTTTCTGGCGTGACACCTTCCTTGCACTTCAAGTTGATCCGGGCAGAACTCGTAGGATCATCATCCTCGAAACACCGTTACCGTCCTCCGACCAGGGGCTTGTCGAACAAGTGCAGGCTAAAGTCAAAGCACTCACGCGCACAGGTACTTTGGTTGAAATCATCGACCATCACCGGGGCACGAAAATCAATTGGGCTCCGCTTGTTGAGGCTGGGGCAAAGGTTGTGATTGTCTCAAATCCTGCGCTTTGCTTTACCGGTGCTTGGGGGTCGAATGGACAAGTCGACAAACATGCTCGGCGTTGGGGAAGAATCGGGGCCATTTGTGACCGCGATAATTACCACAGAGACGCCAAGTCATCAGAGGTCCGTATTGCTCATGGCCTTGACGTTGTCGTGCGAGAAGCACCTCTCAATGCACTAGTCTGCATCGCGAACGATACTCGTCGTAGGGATAAGGACGCTTGGAAGTGGCTGCTTGGTCTTGCCGAAACAAATCCGCTTCCGGACATCGTCAAGCAATCGGCGATCGAGGTCGTTGCTGGCGAATACCGAGTGCTGATTTGTCAGGAACCGCTCTATTCCAATTGGGGTTACCGGCAACTGGAAGCCTTGGCGGAAAAGCATGACTGCCACTATGCGATCGGCGCAATGCAAAACGGGGTAACAAAGCTCGTTGTGCTTCGTCATTGGAAGAAAGATGCTCAGCCTCCGCGCTGGCGCTTGTCGGAATATGAATTGCGCGGTCAGCAGGATGCAGTCACGCTTCGACTCGAAGAAGGTCAAGATCAGAGTGAGCTGATGCGAGAAATCGCTCGTAAACTCGCTCAGCCGATTCCGGAAGAGGCGGAACTTACTGCTAAGGATATGGTGAGTTTTGGGCTTGGCATCATGACGCGCGTTCATGCGCCCTGGTACATGACCGAACACACTCAACGTCACGTGATCAGGGTCCTCAAGATTGTCGAGTCCTTGGCTTCGCTTTTCTTTGGAAGGAAAGGTGGTAACTTCAAGTACCTCGACGATCGAGCGCTCTTGCTGTTACGTCTTGCTGGAGCTCTGCACGACATCGGTCATGGCATGAAGAATAAGTCGCCCGAGGACGCTCGTAAGCACCACTACGAGTATTCACATGACATGATTCTGGAAATGGCCAAGAACGGCAAGTTTGAGGGGCTCCTCACTGATGAGGAAGTCGGACAACTGGCCGAAATTTGCCTCTATCATGGAGGGGGTATGCCCTTTCCAAAGGATCTTAAGGCCGCTTTTGTTTGCGCGCTTTTACGCATCGCAGATGGAATGGACATTGACTGGCGTCGTGCCAATCAAAACACGGCCGGCACTCCATTTAGCAAACTTGAAGAAGACATCATTGCCATGGGAGATGGCCAAATTGAGCACTGGCAGGGACATCAAGCGATCTATGGAACGCGGATTGTCGCCCATGGTGATGCATTGACGTTTGACTTTGTGGTTACCGATCTCACAAAGAGTGGATTCCAGAGAGAACGCTTTATGTCTAAACTCGACGGAGTTAAATCCGGAGAAAAAGTCAGAAGCACTCCTCGAGCGGATCGTGAAGGTGTCAGCAGTTTTGTGCGGTGGAAGATTTTCACTGAGCACGTTGCTTAA
- the rplM gene encoding 50S ribosomal protein L13 — protein sequence MTKFFTEQEVIKNRGWVLFDATNQVVGRLASKIATTLRGKDKSYFAGYQDSGDFVVVINAEKARFTGNKLDQKIYHKHTGFVGNMKSETARTRLSSHPDRIIIDAVKGMLPKTAQGKRQIKKLKVYAGAEHPHTAQQPKIISTTK from the coding sequence ATGACTAAGTTTTTTACTGAACAAGAAGTTATTAAGAATCGCGGCTGGGTTTTATTCGATGCAACAAATCAAGTAGTTGGTCGACTAGCTTCTAAAATTGCAACGACACTACGTGGCAAAGACAAAAGCTATTTTGCTGGCTATCAAGACTCTGGCGACTTTGTTGTCGTGATCAATGCTGAAAAGGCACGCTTCACCGGTAATAAGCTTGATCAGAAAATTTACCACAAGCACACTGGCTTTGTTGGTAACATGAAATCTGAAACCGCACGCACGCGCTTGAGCAGTCATCCTGACCGCATCATTATTGATGCCGTGAAGGGAATGTTGCCAAAAACCGCACAAGGCAAAAGACAAATCAAGAAGCTTAAAGTCTATGCGGGAGCTGAGCATCCGCACACTGCGCAGCAACCAAAAATCATTTCTACTACTAAGTAA
- a CDS encoding pilus assembly protein: protein MLIDKSAERGATILEFALICLVLFGFVGFILDAGIIIFNYTLLGNTTATTVRAVAVTDGLLVNSPTMLKDALETKADQYLRDSFGITSSNVSFNATACRDSNNRCILRLAGTWQTHCIWCILLGGSFNVKTSSDSVFEDRCLPPSFCGGSC from the coding sequence TTGCTCATAGACAAAAGCGCTGAGCGTGGCGCTACAATCTTAGAGTTTGCCCTCATTTGTCTAGTGCTCTTCGGTTTTGTCGGCTTCATCCTTGATGCCGGGATAATTATTTTTAACTACACGCTGTTGGGGAACACAACTGCAACAACCGTGCGTGCCGTAGCCGTAACTGACGGTCTACTTGTAAATTCGCCAACCATGCTTAAAGACGCTCTGGAGACAAAGGCAGATCAATATCTAAGAGATTCTTTTGGCATTACTTCATCCAATGTAAGTTTTAACGCCACAGCGTGTCGTGACTCGAATAACCGTTGCATTTTAAGACTGGCAGGTACATGGCAAACTCACTGTATTTGGTGCATTTTACTGGGTGGAAGTTTTAATGTGAAAACTTCCAGTGATTCAGTTTTTGAGGATCGTTGCTTACCGCCTTCGTTCTGCGGAGGTAGCTGTTGA
- the nusB gene encoding transcription antitermination factor NusB produces MGLRRQARGVVLQGLFMCDALADYSPECYDLYLSHFEVPAQALEYSKSLGLGILKNITAIDTEISCSSEHWSLNRMSRVDRNILRIATYEMLYCNDISPQISIDEAIEIAKRYGSEHSPNFVNGVLDQTAARLSRRTETVDDSIPATGTTGR; encoded by the coding sequence ATGGGTTTAAGAAGGCAAGCTCGTGGAGTTGTATTACAAGGGCTTTTTATGTGTGACGCCCTCGCGGATTATAGTCCAGAATGTTACGACCTCTATCTCTCTCATTTCGAAGTCCCAGCTCAAGCCCTCGAATACTCAAAATCTCTTGGCTTAGGCATCCTTAAAAATATCACCGCAATTGACACGGAAATTTCTTGTTCTAGCGAACATTGGAGTTTAAACCGGATGTCGCGCGTGGATCGTAATATTTTGCGGATTGCGACCTACGAAATGCTTTATTGTAATGACATTTCTCCGCAGATCTCGATTGACGAAGCGATTGAAATCGCTAAGCGATACGGATCTGAACATTCCCCAAATTTCGTCAATGGCGTGCTTGATCAGACCGCAGCGCGTCTTTCTCGGCGAACCGAAACTGTTGACGATTCGATTCCAGCGACTGGAACAACAGGACGCTAG
- the polA gene encoding DNA polymerase I → MSTLYIVDGSGYIFRAFYAIAPLTTSQGLPTNALYGFTKMILKLIEEVGAEHIAVAFDTEHKTFRHEMYSDYKANRTERPPELIAQMPYFEKIVTALGIQALKLPGVEADDIIATIVKAPCGEAAEKIVIVSGDKDLTQLVTERIEVYDAMREVHFTPKVVNEKFGVRPDQIVDYLTLLGDSSDNVPGVQGIGQKTAAQLLNALNSIETALKDPQKIEEIPGLRGAKKVRESFESSQDKIRLSQSLILLKSDVMPFATTTNLDEFLWPGPNTEACASLFADLEFSDRLVEKVLGHAQLSSGNKATEHVARDYRLITRENLQGFVETLAQVKEFAFDTETSSLDPHSCKLLGVSFAWQPGAAFYVALGSDLGSAGINLEEFKQSFAPIFANKNIRKSGHNLKFDLQILAAQGIVVSGEFFDSLLASYALRCEGRQHGLKSLAREILREQMTTYEELVGEADSLEAIPVEKVKDYACDDAEKTHRLTVEFAKLLDQNAHAKKLFEKIEMPLVPVLAAIEFAGIKISSDVLAGLKAEFSQELTLLEARIYELAGGEQFNLNSPKQLSEVLFTRLAIPTKGVKKTQSGFSTDAGVLEKLAADYPIVQEILQYRTLFKLVSTYIDALPQLINTRTGRVHTSFNQTVTATGRLSSSDPNLQNIPIRSEQGRRIRQAFIPEQGYKLIGADYSQIELRVLAHLAEDKNLIKAFQAGADIHTRTAEDIFGPIAMQGGERDHYRRLAKTINFGIVYGIGAPRLARDLKISRAEAESYIEGYFGRYPNVRKYFDALSVGLNQTGYVETMFGRRRYLKDVEGQGRDPGYAERALINTAIQGSAAEIMKRAMIDLHTKLGPYADKARIVLQVHDEILVEAREDLAPEIKTLVETTMENAVELTVPLRVDAEIGMHWGEL, encoded by the coding sequence ATGAGTACACTCTATATCGTCGATGGTTCCGGTTATATCTTTCGCGCGTTCTATGCCATCGCTCCTTTGACTACCAGTCAAGGCTTGCCCACAAACGCACTCTACGGTTTTACGAAAATGATCCTCAAATTAATTGAGGAAGTCGGAGCAGAACACATCGCCGTTGCCTTTGATACCGAACACAAAACATTTCGCCACGAAATGTATAGCGACTACAAAGCCAATCGCACCGAACGCCCACCGGAACTGATCGCCCAGATGCCCTACTTTGAAAAAATCGTAACAGCCCTAGGCATTCAAGCCTTAAAACTTCCTGGAGTTGAAGCTGACGATATTATCGCGACAATCGTCAAAGCCCCCTGCGGGGAAGCTGCTGAAAAGATTGTGATCGTCAGTGGCGATAAAGATCTCACCCAACTCGTAACTGAACGCATCGAAGTTTATGACGCAATGCGCGAAGTACATTTTACGCCAAAAGTAGTGAACGAGAAATTTGGCGTGCGACCTGATCAAATCGTTGATTATCTAACCTTATTGGGCGACAGCTCCGACAACGTTCCAGGAGTTCAAGGGATTGGACAGAAAACTGCAGCGCAATTGCTAAACGCACTAAACTCCATTGAAACTGCACTGAAAGATCCGCAAAAGATTGAGGAAATTCCGGGGCTACGCGGTGCAAAAAAAGTCCGCGAAAGCTTTGAATCCTCCCAAGATAAAATCCGTCTAAGCCAGAGCTTAATTCTTCTCAAATCAGACGTGATGCCGTTTGCGACCACCACAAATCTCGACGAATTTCTTTGGCCCGGGCCAAATACTGAAGCTTGTGCCAGCCTTTTTGCTGATTTGGAATTTAGCGACCGCTTAGTCGAAAAAGTTTTAGGCCATGCTCAACTGAGCTCTGGGAATAAAGCCACGGAACATGTGGCGCGTGACTATCGCTTAATTACACGCGAAAATTTGCAGGGTTTTGTTGAAACACTGGCACAAGTCAAAGAATTTGCCTTTGACACTGAAACATCAAGCCTCGACCCACATAGCTGTAAATTACTGGGAGTATCTTTTGCTTGGCAGCCTGGTGCGGCTTTTTATGTTGCGCTCGGATCCGATCTCGGCTCAGCTGGAATTAATCTCGAAGAATTTAAACAATCTTTCGCGCCGATTTTTGCCAACAAAAACATTAGAAAGTCAGGCCATAATCTTAAATTTGATTTACAAATCTTAGCTGCACAAGGAATTGTTGTTTCCGGGGAATTTTTTGATTCACTGCTCGCATCTTATGCACTGCGCTGTGAAGGGCGTCAGCATGGACTTAAGTCCTTAGCTCGTGAAATTTTACGCGAGCAGATGACAACCTACGAAGAGTTAGTCGGGGAAGCCGATTCGCTCGAAGCAATTCCTGTCGAGAAGGTTAAAGATTACGCCTGTGACGATGCCGAGAAAACGCATCGCCTCACAGTTGAATTCGCTAAACTTTTAGATCAAAACGCACACGCCAAAAAACTTTTTGAGAAAATCGAAATGCCCCTTGTGCCTGTACTGGCAGCAATTGAGTTTGCAGGTATTAAAATTAGCTCCGATGTTTTAGCCGGTCTTAAGGCTGAATTCTCCCAAGAACTGACACTGCTCGAGGCACGTATTTATGAATTAGCAGGCGGGGAGCAGTTTAACTTAAACTCGCCGAAGCAGTTAAGTGAAGTGCTCTTCACGCGTTTAGCGATTCCCACCAAAGGTGTTAAAAAAACGCAAAGTGGCTTTTCAACTGATGCCGGAGTTTTGGAAAAACTTGCCGCAGATTACCCGATCGTTCAGGAAATTTTACAGTACCGCACCCTTTTTAAGCTCGTCTCAACTTATATTGATGCTCTGCCGCAGTTGATCAATACCCGCACCGGGCGAGTGCATACGAGTTTTAATCAAACAGTTACGGCCACAGGTCGCTTAAGTTCGAGTGACCCTAATCTACAGAATATTCCGATTCGCAGCGAACAGGGACGACGCATCCGCCAAGCTTTTATTCCTGAGCAGGGGTATAAATTAATTGGTGCAGACTATTCACAGATTGAGCTTCGCGTGTTGGCGCATCTTGCCGAAGATAAAAATTTGATTAAGGCTTTCCAGGCCGGAGCAGATATTCATACACGCACGGCCGAGGACATCTTTGGACCCATTGCCATGCAGGGTGGGGAGCGCGACCACTACCGCCGCCTGGCAAAGACGATTAACTTTGGAATTGTCTACGGAATTGGCGCGCCGCGTTTAGCACGCGATTTGAAAATCTCTCGCGCAGAAGCGGAGTCTTACATTGAGGGATATTTTGGACGTTATCCCAACGTGCGTAAGTATTTTGATGCCTTATCAGTCGGACTCAATCAAACCGGTTACGTCGAGACAATGTTTGGACGCAGACGTTATCTTAAGGATGTCGAAGGTCAGGGAAGAGACCCTGGTTATGCAGAGCGCGCCCTGATTAATACTGCAATTCAAGGCAGCGCGGCAGAAATTATGAAGCGCGCAATGATTGACCTGCATACGAAGCTTGGACCTTATGCTGACAAGGCCAGAATCGTGCTTCAAGTTCATGACGAAATTCTCGTTGAGGCCCGAGAAGATCTTGCACCAGAGATCAAAACATTAGTTGAAACAACTATGGAAAATGCTGTAGAACTAACAGTGCCACTTAGAGTTGATGCAGAAATTGGCATGCACTGGGGCGAGCTATGA